The sequence below is a genomic window from Haematobia irritans isolate KBUSLIRL chromosome 3, ASM5000362v1, whole genome shotgun sequence.
AGCATGATTATATGCGGGTGATAATGAATACTTTCAGATCCGTAACTCCGAAAATAAGGTTGAGTTACACATCATGCTTCAATCCGTACGTTGATGGAggggttgattttttctgtttgcggcacactattcgagcttttgatttcaaagagaagttccaactctttttttttattattttcatctaaCTCTTCTATCATCGGGCGCAttgtacgcattgaacgcatgatatgtaaaggtagaattaaggttgagttacataccatgcgttaatgcgtccgttgattgaagagttgaattttctctttgaaagcaacagttttgttagagtgctttaaactgaaaaatatcaatttatccatcaacgcacggattaatgcatgatatgtaactcaacctttacaTACCAAGCGTTCAATATGTACAATGCGTCAACCTAAAAgccgttttgacaaaaaatgctaGATAGCACTTTgcatttaaaatcaaaaaatctacACGCTCACCAACAATTGATTTAAGCCCTTCTCTATTTCTTAAATGTCACGTTtaatctctctctctatctcgtTCTTTCTGTTTTTTGCAGTAAACggaatttgtgataattatccaAAAATAATACATACTCGAACTAATATTTAATGGAAGAGTACGCAAACACACCTATTACAAGATTCATTCTTCCAGTCGCATTACCATAGCTCTTGCGTGTGAACGTACCATAAAACTACCAATCAATGGCACTGAACgtgtacatttttgtttttattcgccACAAACTGAAcgtactatttaaaaattgtaaacattatccagaaaataagattttatttttaaaatgccTCCATCTGCAGAAGTAGACCGgcataaattcaataaaaaatgcggtgaaattttaatttcaataaaaaacaatgCCAAGAATGTATATTCCTTCAACTGTTGGTTCTGTGACTCAATGTATATAGAAATTGCCAAATTTACTTCACATCTGGAAAAAGAACATAAGGAACAACTGCAAAAGGATGGAAGCCAATCAGAATGTAGACCTGTTACTGCATGTGATTCATCATTGACAGATATAAAGGAGGAGGATTGCATTTTTGGCGATATTGAGTTTCAGAGTCATGAAGAACAACAGCATCAAATTTCTCTTTTGAGAAGCTCAAATAAGGTTCGTTTACCAGTGGTCATATTTGGTCTCTTTGTTGTGAGACCTGATTCTCCACTTATATCTACAAGACTATCGAAGTGTGACATTTTTACACTTTCTTATATCGAAGTTGACATTTTTGGATTAGGGCcacatattttgaatttttctccATTGCATCCATCAATCCATAATATCACttcataatatttttctataaaatgtaattttttctctGACCTAACAGATTAATTTTAGTacagtttttttgtatttttaaggaTCCATTGAATATAATGAAAACAGAAGCTATTACCGATAATAAATCCACCACCATGGTCAAAGAGGAATGTGTACTGCAAGAACCTGAGTGTCCAATTCCTGAAAATATCAATGAGTCAAATGGAGAAGGCGAAGTGCAAAATTACTCGGAAGAAGATATTTGTGAAAATTCGGATTCTGATGAGGTAACGTACATTATGGGCCATACCTTtagtaaaatattgagaaaaatattattctttATAGTCAGTGGGTTCGGATGATAGTAATTCTCCATTGATTGTACACAACTTTATTAAATCCAAAGAAAacgttatatttttaattgaggaaTATAAGAAACAACCACAACTATGGAACCAAAAATATCCACAATTTGCATTGAAAAAGAAACACGATaaatatttggaagaaatcaaaagcgaactaaaaaagaaaatcaatgTTCCCTTGACATGTACTCTTATATCAGCTGTTATAACGTATTTGTGTCGTAAATATAGACAAGATCTAAGGAGAATAAAACTGACTGAGTTCCATGAAGAAACTACAGACGTAAAAAATCCACCAGCTTGGTTTTTTCCGTATTTAGAGTTTATGAAGCCCGTGGttttgaaaactttgtcgaaaactTTAAATTCATCGAGAAGACCAAATATGGAACCAAAACAAGTCATAGACTTGTTGGCCATATACAAAAGATTCCCTCATCTATGGAATACGAACCTAATAGAAtatgtttgtaaaaataaacGTCTTGAGGCATTGCAACAATTGCAAAAGGTTGTGAAAACCGAAATGAACCAAGAAATGAGTGAAAATTTACTCAAGAATAATATTCTCTTTTTTCACAATCATTTTACGAAAATTAAACGTTCGATCGTAATTGAAGCCAAAGAGCCCAAGGATGATATCTATTATGAACATATGACATTTCTCAATGATCATGTAGGTCCTTTTAAATGTGATGACTGTGGTCAAGTTTTCAAAAGTCCTTTAGCTTTTAAAATACATAAATCCCAGCATAACGGATCGGCAGCTATAATTTGTTCATTGTGTAACAAAGAATATAATACTTCGGGTCCATACATAGCACATGCCCGAAGACACTGTGAAGATCTAAGTGAAGAATGCAATCAGTgtggtaaaaaatttttaatggtcaGTGATTTGAAAATCCATCAACGATCACATTCAGGAATTCAACCCTATTGTTgtgaaatttgtggagtttcatTTCGTCATAGTACTTCGCTTAATGTCCATCGCAGGCGCCATGAAAAACAATATCTACACATATGTCCCATTTGCTCCAAGGGTTTCTACAAGAAGGACAGAATGAATGATCACATCAGATCGCATAATAATATTCGGGAGTTTGCTTGTAAACTTTGTGATAAGGCATTCAAGACGAGAAAAACCCTTAAACAGCATGAAGTGATTCATAACGATAGCCGAAATCATGTATGTAACCTTTGTGGAAAAGCTTTTAAACTTAAAGTGGGTCTACTACAACATATGAGAACACATGGTGGCCATGTATAAATAGAAATTGTATGAATCACTTACTTCTAGTTGCCATTGGGTATAGTGATCTTCATCATTGAGATATTGGCCTACAATAGGCCATGATACGCCCACAAACGAAATATGGGAATTTCGATGAAAGAAAAGTAGATCCCTCAATTGATTTAGGAGTGTGGACAACGACTCAATCAGCGACTGTTTTAAGAAATCACATTAAATTGTTCTCCCTTCAACAAGGACCTCGATAGCACGGTGGAAATGTTTTACCAGTTTCAATGGAGCCTGGCCTGCCCGAGGACACttgcgaaaataatttttgtacgataattattaaattaattaatagttcCAATGTCTGCTGAAAATGATACGTCCGGTCGGACTTCCATTCTAAACTGAATATGGGAATATATAAAAAGCCTTCATAAAACCGACTGCTTTCAAATACATACAGCGAAACATAACCAACATACTACACCTTTCATCAAATAtaaatagcaatacaattttatgtagattattttttgtatttatattgttaaaataaattaaatgtttgtaaattaatgttttgtcaatttttttcctggCGACATTCCTATTTGGTTTACTTTCTGATATGTACTTAGATTTGGCGTAAAGGGTTAGCTCATAAATTGCCAGCCTTGCAATACTGTTTAATATCTCCTCTATACGTCTCctctataaaacaaaacatacaaattttaatctatTAGAAAAAGCAATTTTGGAAGCGATGATATACTTACGCTGATGATTATACACTGGCAGTAAGGGGAAATAGTCCGCATAGAAATGGTGGTAAAAAATGGTTTAGCAAACATTCCAAAAAATCTGTTAAAACAACATCTATAATATATGATCGGAAattggagccatcgtggtgtaatggttagcatacccgcctttcatatatatttatatttttttttggttttcaaattctacaaatctatttTTGTTCTTTGGCAAAATCTACTAATCTAGCTATAACGAATAATCAAAAAGTCGAATGTGAGATGAGAGGGAAATGTAATGTAGCTCTTTTTATGTTGACAATtcaccaaaaagtcgaaaatcacaaaattcgaaaatcgaattttttattattgcaaaaaatttaataatatgtaGGACATattcgaaattttcaaatttttctaaatttcaaaataaaaaaaatgtagaccAAGAATAATTTGTACTTCAGAACTTTCGGatatatataaaaagtaaaatagaGACACAAGTCTATTTGTAGGACACATCAATGTGTGGACTGATCACTACAATCTTCGGCATTAGCATTTATAGGTTCATAAAATCAAGcttccaatatatatttttttccaaacgaTATATCGAAATTCTTATACGCGTTCTGGATCGGCAGGcagaaattttcataattacggttgccacagatggtagaattctaccaaaaattgtagattttgcaaaatattcctctccaactaataagtacttcaattttctataggatgtttttttgtaaaaatttggataaaattttctatagaaataaaattttaagaaaactttctatagatggaaaaattttgagaaaaaaatgtagaCCAAGAATAATTTGTACTTCAGAACTTTTGGATATATCCAAAAAGTAAAATGGAGACACGAGTCTATTTGAAGGACACATCAAAGTATGGACTGATCACTACAATCTTCGGCATTTGAATTTATAGGTTCATAAAACCAGCCaaccaatatataattttttttccaaacgaTATATCCAAATTCTTATACGCGTTCTGGATCGGCAGgccgaaattttcaaaaattacagttATAACACCATGCATGGCGGAATATGGTCCTTaactacggttgccacagttggtagaattttatgaaaaattgtagattttgcacaatattcctttccaactaataagtacttcaattttctataggatgtttttttgtaaaaatttggaaataaatttctatagaaataaaattttgagaaaattttctatagatggaaaaattttgagaaaactttctatagaactaaaaattttgggaaaattttctatagaaataaaattttgagaatatttcctacagaaataaaatgttgacaaaattttctatagaaaagaaattttgacaaaattttctattgaaaagaaattttgacaaaattttgtatagaaaagaaattttgacaaaattttccataaaaaataagttttgacaaaatttctataaaaataaaattttgaaaaaattttctaaaattttggacaaaatactAGAagcaaaaatattgacaatattttaaataaaaataaaattttgagaaaatttactacagaaataaaaattttgacaaaattttctatagaaataaaattgtgagaaaattttctgcagatataaaattttgagaaattttctatagaaataaaattttgagaatatttcctacagaaataagatattgacaaaatcttctatagaaaagaaattttgacaatattttctatataaatgaaattttgagaaaattttgataaaatcttctatagaaataaaatttttgacaaaattttctatagaaataaaatttttgacaaaattttctatagaaataaaattttgaaaaaattttctatagaaataaaaattttgacaaaattttctatagaaataaaatttttgacaaaattttatatagaaacaaaatttttgacaaaattttctatagaaataaaattgtgagaaaattttctgcagatataaaattttgagaaattttctatagaaataaaatattgagaatatttcctacagaaataaaatattgacaaaatcttctatagaaaagaaattttgacaaaattttctgtagatataaagttttgagaaattttctatataaaatttcatataaatgaaattttgataaaattttctatataaatta
It includes:
- the LOC142229845 gene encoding uncharacterized protein LOC142229845 isoform X1, which produces MPPSAEVDRHKFNKKCGEILISIKNNAKNVYSFNCWFCDSMYIEIAKFTSHLEKEHKEQLQKDGSQSECRPVTACDSSLTDIKEEDCIFGDIEFQSHEEQQHQISLLRSSNKFFCIFKDPLNIMKTEAITDNKSTTMVKEECVLQEPECPIPENINESNGEGEVQNYSEEDICENSDSDESVGSDDSNSPLIVHNFIKSKENVIFLIEEYKKQPQLWNQKYPQFALKKKHDKYLEEIKSELKKKINVPLTCTLISAVITYLCRKYRQDLRRIKLTEFHEETTDVKNPPAWFFPYLEFMKPVVLKTLSKTLNSSRRPNMEPKQVIDLLAIYKRFPHLWNTNLIEYVCKNKRLEALQQLQKVVKTEMNQEMSENLLKNNILFFHNHFTKIKRSIVIEAKEPKDDIYYEHMTFLNDHVGPFKCDDCGQVFKSPLAFKIHKSQHNGSAAIICSLCNKEYNTSGPYIAHARRHCEDLSEECNQCGKKFLMVSDLKIHQRSHSGIQPYCCEICGVSFRHSTSLNVHRRRHEKQYLHICPICSKGFYKKDRMNDHIRSHNNIREFACKLCDKAFKTRKTLKQHEVIHNDSRNHVCNLCGKAFKLKVGLLQHMRTHGGHV
- the LOC142229845 gene encoding uncharacterized protein LOC142229845 isoform X2; translation: MPPSAEVDRHKFNKKCGEILISIKNNAKNVYSFNCWFCDSMYIEIAKFTSHLEKEHKEQLQKDGSQSECRPVTACDSSLTDIKEEDCIFGDIEFQSHEEQQHQISLLRSSNKDPLNIMKTEAITDNKSTTMVKEECVLQEPECPIPENINESNGEGEVQNYSEEDICENSDSDESVGSDDSNSPLIVHNFIKSKENVIFLIEEYKKQPQLWNQKYPQFALKKKHDKYLEEIKSELKKKINVPLTCTLISAVITYLCRKYRQDLRRIKLTEFHEETTDVKNPPAWFFPYLEFMKPVVLKTLSKTLNSSRRPNMEPKQVIDLLAIYKRFPHLWNTNLIEYVCKNKRLEALQQLQKVVKTEMNQEMSENLLKNNILFFHNHFTKIKRSIVIEAKEPKDDIYYEHMTFLNDHVGPFKCDDCGQVFKSPLAFKIHKSQHNGSAAIICSLCNKEYNTSGPYIAHARRHCEDLSEECNQCGKKFLMVSDLKIHQRSHSGIQPYCCEICGVSFRHSTSLNVHRRRHEKQYLHICPICSKGFYKKDRMNDHIRSHNNIREFACKLCDKAFKTRKTLKQHEVIHNDSRNHVCNLCGKAFKLKVGLLQHMRTHGGHV